From the Lathyrus oleraceus cultivar Zhongwan6 chromosome 4, CAAS_Psat_ZW6_1.0, whole genome shotgun sequence genome, one window contains:
- the LOC127138023 gene encoding uncharacterized protein LOC127138023: MSCILRRLLAYMIVGQTERTIQYLEDLLRAYVLEQGGNWDSYLSFVEFTYNNNFHSSIGMTLFEALYGRRCKTSLLTGVGCVLKSKKPTSCFIGPFHILQKLMKYIHDTSHVIQLDDVQVRENLTTETLSLRIEDREVKHLRGKEITLVNMVRGGPAGGSVTWELESKMKKSYPKIFPLGNFRGKKFIK, encoded by the exons atgagttgtatattgagaaggttgttAGCTTACATG ATAGTTGGTCAGACAGAGAGGACTATTCAGTACTTGGAGGATTTACTGAGAGCTTATGTTTTGGAGCAGGGAGGTAACTGGGATAGTTACTTATCGTTTgttgagttcacctacaacaacaatttccattctagtattggaatgacacTGTTCGAGGCGTTATACGGTAGAAGGTGTAAGACATCTTTGT TAACTGGTGTTGGCTGTGTGTTGAAGTCTAAGAAGCCTACGTCGTGTTTCATTGGTCCATTTCATATTCTTCAGAAG TTGATGAAGTACATTCATGATACATCTCATGTGATCCAGTTGGATGATGTTCAAGTTAGAGAGAACTTGACAACTGAGACTTTATCATTGAGGATTGAGGATCGTGAAGTAAAGCACTTGCGAGGAAAAGAAATCACTTTAGTGAATATGGTTCGGGGTGGTCCTGCTGGTGGTAGTGTGACGTGGGAGCTCGAGAGTAAGATGAAAAAGTCTTATCCAAAGATTTTCCCGTTAGGTAATTTTCGAGGTAAAAAATTCATTAAGtga
- the LOC127076241 gene encoding protein FLUORESCENT IN BLUE LIGHT, chloroplastic, whose product MREMAVVVRCSCFLSPPHSTLPQFCSNNTNLHLSGKFTCLSLKVDKVVPLFKDAFHVTSKTPTVLHCSNCKEDMPQRFPLPLFLASNILMFSMPCKALAETCEADNSMFNMPILLAVALIGATVGGLVARQRKGELQRLNEQLLQINAALRKQAKIESYAPTLSYAPIGGGRIPDSEIIVDPKKQELISKLKSGKNFLRNQQPDKAFTEFKSALELAQNIKDPIEEKKAARGLGASLQRQGKYRDAVKYHSMVLSISEREGEESGSTEAFGAIADCYTELGDLEKAGQYYDKYIARLEKD is encoded by the exons ATGAGAGAAATGGCGGTTGTCGTACGCTGTTCCTGTTTCCTCTCTCCTCCTCACTCAACACTCCCTCAATTCTGCTCCAACAACACCAATCTTCACCTTTCAG GAAAATTCACTTGTCTTTCTTTAAAAGTAGACAAGGTTGTGCCACTCTTTAAAGATGCTTTTCATGTAACTTCTAAAACTCCAACTGTGCTTCATTGTTCAAACTGTAAG GAAGACATGCCTCAAAGATTCCCTTTGCCGTTGTTTCTTGCGAGCAACATTTTGATGTTTTCGATGCCTTGTAAAGCTTTGGCTGAAACATGTGAAGCTGATAACTCTATGTTCAATATGCCTATACTGCTAGCAGTAGCACTCATTGGAGCCACGGTAGGAG GTTTGGTCGCAAGACAAAGGAAAGGAGAATTGCAGCGGTTAAACGAGCAGTTACTCCAGATCAATGCAGCTTTAAGGAAGCAAGCGAAAATTGAATCGTATGCTCCGACTTTGAGCTATGCTCCCATTGGTGGTGGTAGAATACCTGATAGTGAAATTATTGTTGATCCAAAGAAACAAGAACTGATTTCCAAGTTAAAAAGTGGAAAGAACTTTCTAAGGAATCAACAGCCAGATAAAGCGTTCACGGAGTTTAAGTCTGCGCTCGAGCTTGCACAGAATATTAAGGATCCTATCGAGGAGAAAAAAGCGGCTCGCGGTCTAG GAGCTTCATTGCAAAGACAAGGAAAGTACCGAGACGCTGTTAAATACCATTCCATGGTTTTGTCGATCTCCGAAAGAGAAGGAGAAGAATCTGGAAGCACAGAAGCTTTTGGAGCAATTGCAGATTGTTACACTGAGCTTGGAGACCTTGAAAAAGCAGGACAATACTATGACAAGTATATTGCAAGGTTGGAAAAGGACTAA
- the LOC127076242 gene encoding oligouridylate-binding protein 1B: MQNHRLKQQQQHQHQQQQQAMMQQALLQQQSLYHPGLLAPPQIEPIPSGNLPPGFDPSTCRSVYVGNVHTQVTEPLLQEVFAGTGPVEGCKLFRKEKSSYGFIHYFDRRSAALAILTLNGRHLFGQPIKVNWAYASGQREDTSGHYNIFVGDLSPEVTDATLFACFSVYQSCSDARVMWDQKTGRSRGFGFVSFRSQQDAQSAINDLTGKWLGSRQIRCNWATKGAGGIEEKQTPENKSVVELTNGSSEDGKETPNSDAPENNPQYTTVYVGNLGSEATQLDLHRHFYTLGAGVIEEVRVQRDKGFGFVRFSTHAEAALAIQMGNTQSYLCGKLIKCSWGSKPTPPGTASNPLPPPAAAPLPGLSATDILGYERQIAMSKMGGVHAALMHPQAQHPLKQAAIGASQAIYDGGFQNVAAAQQMMYYQ; encoded by the exons ATGCAGAATCATAGGTTGaagcagcagcagcagcatcagcatcagcaacaacaacaagCTATGATGCAACAAGCTCTTCTTCAACAACAGTCTCTCTACCACCCTGGTCTCCTAGCTCCACCTCAG ATTGAACCAATCCCAAGTGGAAATCTGCCTCCTGGTTTTGATCCAAGTACTTGCCGCAGTGT GTATGTGGGCAACGTTCATACCCAGGTAACCGAGCCACTTCTGCAAGAAGTTTTTGCAGGTACTGGCCCAGTTGAAGGGTGTAAACTTTTTAGGAAAGAAAAG TCATCCTATGGATTCATTCATTACTTTGATCGCAGATCTGCTGCTCTGGCCATATTAACTCTCAACGGAAGGCATCT TTTTGGGCAACCTATCAAAGTTAACTGGGCATATGCTAGTGGTCAGAGAGAGGATACATCAG GCCATTACAACATATTTGTTGGTGACCTCAGTCCTGAGGTTACTGATGCTACACTTTTTGCATGCTTTTCTGTCTACCAAAGTTGTTC AGATGCAAGGGTTATGTGGGATCAGAAGACTGGGCGCTCAAGGGGATTTGGATTTGTTTCATTCCGTAGTCAGCAG GATGCTCAAAGTGCTATAAATGATTTGACCG GTAAGTGGCTTGGAAGTAGACAAATCCGCTGCAATTGGGCAACAAAAGGTGCTGGTGGCATTGAAGAGAAGCAAACCCCAGAAAACAAAAGTGTGGTGGAACTAACAAATGGCTCATCTG AGGATGGTAAAGAGACACCTAACAGCGATGCTCCTGAGAACAATCCTCAATATACAACTGTTTATGTGGGTAACCTTGGTTCTGAG GCAACACAGCTTGATCTCCATCGTCATTTCTATACCCTTGGGGCTGGTGTCATAGAAGAGGTTCGTGTCCAGCGTGATAAAGGATTTGGGTTTGTGAGATTTAGTACTCATGCTGAAGCAGCTCTGGCAATTCAGATGGGAAACACCCAGTCTTATCTCTGCGGAAAACTAATTAAG TGCTCCTGGGGGAGCAAGCCCACTCCACCCGGAACTGCTTCAAATCCTCTTCCTCCACCTGCCGCTGCGCCTTTGCCAGGTCTGTCCGCAACTGATATTTTGGGCTACGAGAGGCAGATAGCAATGAGCAAGATGGGCGGTGTTCATGCTGCATTGATGCATCCCCAAGCGCAACATCCTCTTAAGCAGGCTGCAATCGGAGCAAGCCAGGCGATATATGACGGCGGGTTCCAAAATGTTGCTGCTGCACAGCAAATGATGTACTATCAGTAA